A DNA window from Ipomoea triloba cultivar NCNSP0323 chromosome 10, ASM357664v1 contains the following coding sequences:
- the LOC116033385 gene encoding uncharacterized protein LOC116033385, translated as MADNGSTVQRISFLGLFLGIVSLCSAADRIQQGQWIKDDGENIVSEKDKFVLGFFSPEGTTNRYVGIWYYDITPQSVVWVANRENPILDKNGAFGLTGNGTFVVLDGKNVSVWNTNSSVTSSNATMVLRETGELIILKSPGWRPNNTIWTSFNHPTDSFLPGMRVNLSAGESKLFTCWTNSSNPSPGRFSMGIDPRASAQIVIWEGEKRYWRSGHWDGRVFLGVPIRTDFVYGFDLINEGNSLYLDYKSNPSDLIMFKVDWNGKEVQQRWDESRKQWNKIQEQPADECGVYNHCGKFARCVNSSSNGINCLCIDGFVPSDGNEWNARNWTGGCKRRTTLQCQKNSTEGGAEKDRFFEVKNIKLPDFADVDRNMRSPEDCKKKCEEDCSCNAYAPPVLGGIFCMLWRNELVDMMQLDEGSGSTLFVRLHPSELDNESSKTTIIVAVSVVAAVAVLVIVSIWLLCRRQARIRAAKKKDEIPRTELPSSGEFSDFSAQCDLTVEGKSGAASDLVFFSFSSIAAATDSFSLANKLGQGGFGHVYKGVLPCGQEIAVKRLSRRSGQGVQEFTNELTVIAKLQHRNLVRLLGCCIEGDEKMLLYEYMPNKSLDSFVFDPAKRGELNWRKRFHIIEEIARGLLYLHRDSRLRIIHRDLKASNILLDGEMNPKISDFGMARIFGGNQNEANTNRVVGTYGYMAPEYAMEGLFSVKSDVYSFGVLLLEIVSGRRNTSFRTGDHSGIIEYAWEQWDQGKPMNLLDPSIFSSCVPQEVLRCIHIGLLCVQDLAVHRPNMSAVVLFLETDNVTLPVPRPPTYTASMRRSVDVDSWNQNNDLPCSNSITMSVIVGRKTEFQVAGKWQSIHSLMRAAMESDSCLFWYFLILQILIPTFTIAVDTITPTQPLAQNQTLVSAGGVFQLGFFSPGGNSGGLFIGIWYKEIQDRTIVWVANRNKPITNSTGFLKIGEDGNINLVDGTENSIWSSSNQSVRGNTIAQLLDSGNLVLRRENDENPENYLWESFDYPTDTLLPGMKLGWDSKTGRNRYISSWKSPTDPSEGDITFKLDINGLPEAFLRKKDNIIYRSGGWNGVAFSGVPEMEPKEVIIFSFVRTKEEVYYSFEIHNKSLFSRLIVNYTQFLERYTWVPENRIWNRFWYAPKDQCDNYRECGPFGICDTDNSPVCDCPVGFKPRNQQAWSLRDGSGGCFRYDELDCRTDGFLTMNSTKLPESSTAFVDATMSLDECKEMCLRNCSCTAYSNYNISNGGSGCVIWTAELLDIRRYTAEGGQLLYVRVAASDAEQTGEVARGGNGFGKTKKAILACGIVLGIGMLLFGLLLLKRRKSQRGVTENIEMMRGTRERGRDPLMNATTISSKREHSGETMTMDEYELPIFDFNAIAVATDNFANANKLGQGGFGSVYKGMLIGGEEIAVKRLSKNSRQGAEEFKNELRLIARLQHRNLVKLLGCCVDNEEKMLIYEYMENKSLDSILFNKNRSSLLDWKRRYNIICGVARGLLYLHQDSRFRIIHRDLKASNVLLDKEMNPKISDFGMARLFGGDETEAGTTKRIVGTYGYMSPEYAMDGLFSVKSDAFSFGVLVLEVVSGKQNRGFYTTQNNEESLLGLAWRLWGEGRGSELLDSIVASESHSEFDDEVMKCIQVGLLCVQEKAEDRPNMTAVMLMLIGEGARLPQPKQPGFCLASRPIKTDSSSTSCNDQSLNQLTVTMLDAR; from the exons ATGGCGGATAATGGTTCCACAGTTCAGAGAATTAGTTTCCTTGGGTTGTTCTTGGGTATTGTATCGCTATGTTCTGCCGCCGACAGGATTCAACAAGGCCAGTGGATCAAAGACGACGGAGAGAACATAGTTTCTGAGAAAGACAAATTTGTGTTGGGATTCTTTAGTCCCGAGGGAACAACTAACAGGTACGTAGGAATATGGTATTATGACATTACACCACAATCAGTAGTTTGGGTGGCTAATAGGGAGAATCCCATTTTGGATAAAAATGGAGCCTTTGGGCTCACCGGAAATGGAACTTTTGTGGTTTTAGATGGCAAAAATGTGTCTGTCTGGAACACAAACAGCTCTGTTACTTCAAGCAATGCAACCATGGTGTTAAGGGAAACCGGTGAGCTTATTATTCTCAAAAGCCCTGGTTGGAGGCCTAATAATACTATATGGACAAGTTTCAACCACCCCACAGACTCATTCTTGCCGGGCATGAGGGTCAACCTCTCGGCCGGAGAAAGCAAGCTCTTCACTTGTTGGACTAATTCCAGCAACCCTTCTCCGGGGAGATTCTCCATGGGAATAGACCCGAGAGCATCAGCCCAGATTGTGATATGGGAAGGGGAAAAGAGGTATTGGAGAAGCGGCCATTGGGATGGCCGTGTGTTCTTAGGTGTACCAATCAGGACAGATTTTGTTTATGGTTTTGATTTGATCAATGAGGGCAATAGCCTGTACTTAGATTACAAGTCGAATCCATCGGATTTAATAATGTTCAAAGTTGATTGGAATGGGAAAGAAGTGCAACAAAGGTGGGATGAAAGCAGAAAGCAATGGAACAAGATCCAAGAACAGCCTGCTGATGAGTGTGGGGTTTACAATCATTGTGGGAAATTTGCAAGATGTGTTAATAGTTCAAGCAATGGTATAAACTGCCTCTGCATAGATGGATTCGTGCCGAGTGATGGGAATGAATGGAACGCGAGAAACTGGACAGGAGGGTGTAAGAGGAGGACTACATTGCAGTGCCAGAAGAACAGCACAGAGGGTGGTGCTGAAAAGGACAGGTTTTTTGAGGTTAAAAACATCAAATTGCCCGATTTCGCTGATGTTGATAGGAACATGAGAAGTCCAGAGGATTGTAAAAAGAAGTGTGAAGAGGACTGTTCTTGCAATGCTTATGCCCCTCCTGTTCTTGGTGGGATCTTCTGCATGTTATGGAGGAATGAATTGGTTGATATGATGCAATTAGATGAAGGCAGTGGGAGTACTCTTTTCGTTCGTCTTCATCCTTCCGAATTAG ACAATGAAAGCAGTAAAACCACAATTATTGTTGCAGTATCTGTTGTGGCAGCAGTTGCAGTCCTTGTTATTGTATCCATTTGGCTACTATGTAGACGCCAAGCAAGAATCCGAG CAGCCAAGAAAAAAGACGAAATTCCCCGAACAGAGCTACCTAGCAGTGGGGAATTCTCAGATTTTTCAGCGCAGTGTGACCTTACCGTGGAAGGGAAGTCAGGAGCTGCATCAGATCTGGTGTTCTTCAGTTTCAGCAGCATTGCAGCAGCTACCGATAGCTTTTCACTCGCAAACAAGCTCGGACAAGGAGGATTTGGCCACGTTTATAAG ggAGTCCTACCATGTGGCCAAGAAATAGCAGTAAAAAGACTTTCAAGAAGGTCTGGACAAGGTGTGCAGGAGTTCACTAATGAACTCACAGTGATCGCGAAATTACAACATAGAAATCTTGTTAGACTATTGGGATGCTGCATTGAAGGAGATGAAAAGATGTTGCTTTACGAGTACATGCCAAACAAGAGCTTAGACTCTTTTGTGTTTG ACCCTGCAAAGCGAGGCGAGCTAAACTGGCGAAAACGTTTTCATATCATAGAAGAGATTGCTCGGGGACTGCTTTACCTCCACCGTGATTCTAGACTTAGGATAATTCATAGAGACTTGAAAGCTAGCAACATTTTGCTTGACGGTGAGATGAACCCCAAAATTTCAGACTTCGGCATGGCTAGAATATTTGGAGGGAACCAAAACGAAGCAAATACAAACAGAGTTGTAGGCACATA TGGTTATATGGCTCCCGAGTATGCAATGGAAGGCCTATTTTCAGTCAAATCAGACGTCTACAGCTTCGGTGTCTTGCTACTGGAAATCGTTAGCGGGCGAAGGAATACAAGCTTTCGAACCGGCGACCACTCAGGCATTATAGAATAT GCATGGGAACAATGGGATCAAGGCAAACCAATGAACCTATTAGACCCTTCCATTTTTAGTTCATGTGTACCACAAGAAGTGTTGAGATGCATACACATAGGGCTGCTTTGTGTGCAAGACTTGGCCGTTCACCGGCCAAACATGTCAGCGGTTGTGTTGTTTCTCGAGACGGATAATGTAACCTTGCCGGTGCCAAGACCGCCGACCTATACCGCTTCCATGAGAAGATCAGTGGATGTTGATTCATGGAACCAGAACAATGATCTTCCATGCTCCAATAGCATTACTATGAGTGTAATAGTTGGTAGA AAAACAGAGTTTCAGGTGGCCGGAAAGTGGCAAAGCATCCATTCTTTAATGAGGGCCGCCATGGAATCCGATAGCTGCCTGTTTTGGTACTTTCTAATTCTCCAGATTCTCATTCCAACGTTCACCATAGCTGTTGACACCATAACTCCGACACAACCTCTCGCACAAAACCAAACTTTAGTCTCCGCCGGTGGGGTCTTCCAATTGGGATTCTTCAGTCCCGGCGGCAACTCCGGTGGACTGTTTATTGGGATATGGTACAAGGAAATCCAAGACAGGACTATCGTTTGGGTCGCGAACAGGAACAAACCTATCACGAATTCCACCGGATTCTTGAAAATTGGGGAGGATGGGAACATCAATTTGGTGGACGGGACAGAGAATTCAATCTGGTCATCCTCGAATCAATCCGTCCGAGGAAACACAATTGCCCAGCTCCTGGATTCCGGAAACCTTGTTCTCCGCCGAGAAAACGATGAAAATCCAGAGAATTATCTCTGGGAAAGCTTTGATTACCCCACAGACACGTTGCTACCTGGAATGAAGCTAGGATGGGACTCAAAAACAGGGCGGAATCGATACATTTCGTCCTGGAAATCCCCGACCGATCCGTCCGAGGGGGATATCACCTTCAAGCTGGACATCAATGGATTGCCCGAAGCTTTCTTGAGAAAGAAAGACAACATCATCTATCGAAGTGGCGGCTGGAATGGCGTGGCGTTTAGCGGCGTCCCAGAAATGGAACCCAAAGAAGTAATCATTTTCTCATTCGTGAGAACCAAAGAAGAAGTTTACTACTCCTTCGAGATTCACAATAAATCATTATTCTCCAGATTGATAGTGAACTACACACAGTTTCTTGAGAGGTATACGTGGGTTCCAGAGAATCGCATTTGGAACAGATTCTGGTACGCCCCGAAAGACCAGTGCGACAATTACCGAGAATGCGGTCCCTTCGGAATCTGCGACACCGACAATTCTCCGGTGTGCGACTGTCCGGTCGGATTTAAGCCCAGAAACCAACAGGCTTGGTCTTTGCGAGATGGGTCCGGCGGCTGCTTTCGGTACGACGAATTGGACTGTCGGACCGATGGGTTTTTGACGATGAATTCCACCAAGTTGCCGGAGAGTTCGACGGCGTTTGTGGATGCGACGATGAGTTTGGATGAGTGTAAAGAGATGTGCCTTAGGAATTGCTCCTGCACGGCTTACTCCAACTATAATATCAGCAACGGCGGGTCTGGATGCGTTATTTGGACGGCGGAGCTTCTCGATATTCGCCGGTATACGGCGGAAGGCGGCCAACTTCTCTACGTCAGAGTGGCCGCTTCCGATGCAG AACAAACCGGGGAAGTTGCAAGAGGTGGGAATGGTTTTGGCAAGACTAAAAAGGCAATCTTGGCATGTGGCATCGTACTTGGAATTGGCATGCTTCTTTTTGGATTACTTCTATTGAAGAGAAGAAAATCACAAAGAGGTGTTACTGAAAATATAGAGATGATGAGAG GCACAAGAGAAAGAGGTAGAGATCCTCTAATGAATGCAACTACAATCTCAAGTAAGCGAGAGCATTCCGGTGAGACAATGACAATGGATGAGTATGAATTACCAATATTCGATTTTAATGCCATTGCTGTGGCAACGGACAATTTTGCCAATGCAAATAAGCTAGGCCAAGGTGGTTTTGGTTCTGTTTACAAG GGAATGCTAATTGGAGGTGAAGAAATAGCTGTGAAGAGGTTGTCGAAGAACTCTAGACAAGGAGCCGAGGAGTTCAAGAATGAGCTTAGATTGATTGCAAGGCTCCAACACAGAAATCTAGTGAAGCTTCTCGGGTGTTGTGTTGATAATGAGGAGAAAATGTTGATATATGAATACATGGAAAACAAGAGCTTGGATTCCATTTTATTTA ATAAAAATAGAAGCTCATTGCTTGACTGGAAAAGGCGCTACAACATCATTTGTGGGGTGGCTCGTGGACTTCTATATCTGCACCAAGATTCGAGGTTTAGGATCATTCACAGAGATCTCAAAGCAAGTAACGTTCTCCTAGACAAGGAAATGAATCCCAAAATATCCGACTTTGGCATGGCAAGACTTTTTGGTGGAGATGAGACAGAGGCGGGTACTACAAAGAGAATAGTTGGAACATA TGGTTACATGTCACCTGAATATGCAATGGATGGACTATTCTCGGTGAAATCTGATGCTTTCAGCTTTGGAGTTCTAGTGTTAGAAGTCGTGAGTGGAAAACAAAATCGAGGATTCTATACTACTCAAAACAATGAAGAGAGCCTTCTTGGCCTT GCATGGAGATTGTGGGGAGAAGGGAGAGGATCGGAACTACTGGATTCAATTGTTGCTTCAGAATCACATTCTGAATTTGATGATGAAGTAATGAAATGCATACAAGTGGGGTTATTGTGTGTCCAAGAGAAAGCAGAAGACAGACCAAATATGACAGCCGTGATGTTGATGTTGATAGGCGAAGGGGCTAGGCTTCCCCAACCTAAACAACCAGGATTTTGTTTAGCAAGTAGACCTATCAAAACGGATTCGTCTTCTACTAGTTGCAATGATCAATCATTGAATCAACTTACAGTCACCATGTTGGATGCaaggtag